Proteins encoded in a region of the Aquila chrysaetos chrysaetos chromosome 25, bAquChr1.4, whole genome shotgun sequence genome:
- the LOC115335529 gene encoding interleukin-9 receptor-like isoform X1, producing the protein MPLLLLPDHQTTQPKLSRDRSRTKSEVSFELILSGMGGDVWQLGLQLCITAVLLFGGGRGKELPGSLSCLNNYVTTVSCTWAMEEPVGNGPFHLHFTNLWSKGHNASCKLTATESMQNQYHCTIHLASQILETDGYRVSLQGNFFGRNHTYITFPEYNPRKHIKLDPPLNVQSNATASKCQIWWSVPWYLVDILQYELQYKEYSMSWEIALNKTPPSSLPQIEIEATELRSGIAYIARVRCKISENEDSYHSQWSEWSKTTVFQRAGVPKLSEKIINTKTMQFFFIPLSFGTLLYLCWNCKLSSRAKSLSCFNIPTPAAFFQPLYNLHNGNFKDWVGPNEACSHLRREEARNSNKVTADGVSELNTQELISQISLKTMESTNLVAAEENFVFASGPSQQYVPSRCGRAEETEVRLGILFAQNHADDTVGLKISEIIKANLETPSMGRNYPSHSQYGKGDFLMLQESLEIANVSFSSSDYCTLCDNDTTGLISAELLKLSNGNSLVKHQNDQSDLP; encoded by the exons ATGCCACTGCTGCTACTGCCTGATCATCAAACCACACAGCCTAAACTATCAAGGGACAGAAGCAGAACGAAAAGTGAAGTTTCCTTTGAGCTG ATACTGTCTGGAATGGGAGGAGATGTGTGGCAGCTGGGCCTCCAGCTGTGCAttactgctgtgctgctctttggtggaggaagagggaaag agctCCCTGGCAGCCTGAGCTGCCTGAATAACTACGTGACTACTGTGAGCTGCACGTGGGCAATGGAGGAGCCCGTAGGCAACGGACCTTTCCACTTGCATTTCACCAA CCTCTGGTCAAAGGGCCACAATGCCAGCTGCAAACTGACTGCCACAGAGAGCATGCAGAATCAGTACCACTGCACAATCCATTTAGCCAGCCAGATCTTGGAAACAGATGGTTATAGAGTCTCCCTCCAAGGCAACTTCTTTGGACGTAATCACACGTACATTACCTTTCCAGAGTACAATCCCCGCAAGCACA TAAAACTTGATCCACCTTTGAACGTCCAGAGCAACGCCACTGCCAGCAAGTGTCAGATATGGTGGAGTGTGCCTTGGTATCTCGTTGACATTCTTCAGTATGAGTTGCAGTATAAGGAGTACAGCATGTCCTGGGAG ATCGCATTGAACAAGACACCACCCAGTTCACTGCCACAGATAGAAATTGAAGCCACAGAGCTTCGCAGTGGCATTGCTTACATTGCACGAGTTCGctgcaaaatttctgaaaatgaagattcGTACCATAGTCAGTGGAGTGAGTGGAGCAAGACAACAGTGTTTCAAAGAGCAG GTGTACCAAAACTGTCTGAAAAGATCATAAATACCAAAACTATGCAGttctttttcattcctctgAGTTTTGGCACGCTACTCTATTTATGTTGGAACTGCAAGCTTTCTTCAAG GGCAAAAAGCCTCTCCTGCTTTAACATTCCCACAccagctgctttctttcaaCCACTCTATAATTTGCACAATGGGAATTTTAAG GACTGGGTTGGACCTAATGAGGCTTGTAGCCATCTTAGAAGAGAGGAGGCCAGGAACTCAAACAAAGTGACTGCAGATGGAGTTTCTGAGCTAAACACCCAAGAACTGATTTCCCAGATCTCCTTGAAAACTATGGAAAGCACAAATCTGgttgctgcagaagaaaacttcGTATTTGCCTCAGGTCCAAGCCAGCAGTATGTTCCCAGCAGGTGTGGAAgagcagaagagacagaagTGAGGCTGGGAATATTGTTTGCACAAAACCATGCTGATGATACAGTTGGCCTGAAAatctctgaaataattaaaGCCAACCTTGAGACCCCTAGCATGGGAAGGAATTATCCCTCTCACTCACAGTATGGAAAGGGTGACTTCCTTATGCTTCAGGAATCTTTAGAGATAGCAAATGTGTCCTTCAGCAGTAGTGACTATTGTACCTTGTGTGACAATGATACCACAGGTTTGATTTCTGCTGAACTACTGAAGCTCTCCAATGGTAATAGTCTTGTCAAACATCAGAATGATCAGAGTGACCTTCCCTGA
- the LOC115335529 gene encoding interleukin-9 receptor-like isoform X2, protein MGSLEQHTTCRGAGLVCWVKILSGMGGDVWQLGLQLCITAVLLFGGGRGKELPGSLSCLNNYVTTVSCTWAMEEPVGNGPFHLHFTNLWSKGHNASCKLTATESMQNQYHCTIHLASQILETDGYRVSLQGNFFGRNHTYITFPEYNPRKHIKLDPPLNVQSNATASKCQIWWSVPWYLVDILQYELQYKEYSMSWEIALNKTPPSSLPQIEIEATELRSGIAYIARVRCKISENEDSYHSQWSEWSKTTVFQRAGVPKLSEKIINTKTMQFFFIPLSFGTLLYLCWNCKLSSRAKSLSCFNIPTPAAFFQPLYNLHNGNFKDWVGPNEACSHLRREEARNSNKVTADGVSELNTQELISQISLKTMESTNLVAAEENFVFASGPSQQYVPSRCGRAEETEVRLGILFAQNHADDTVGLKISEIIKANLETPSMGRNYPSHSQYGKGDFLMLQESLEIANVSFSSSDYCTLCDNDTTGLISAELLKLSNGNSLVKHQNDQSDLP, encoded by the exons ATGGGCTCCTTAGAGCAGCACACTACCTGCAGAGGTGCTGGGCTCGTTTGCTGGGTTAAG ATACTGTCTGGAATGGGAGGAGATGTGTGGCAGCTGGGCCTCCAGCTGTGCAttactgctgtgctgctctttggtggaggaagagggaaag agctCCCTGGCAGCCTGAGCTGCCTGAATAACTACGTGACTACTGTGAGCTGCACGTGGGCAATGGAGGAGCCCGTAGGCAACGGACCTTTCCACTTGCATTTCACCAA CCTCTGGTCAAAGGGCCACAATGCCAGCTGCAAACTGACTGCCACAGAGAGCATGCAGAATCAGTACCACTGCACAATCCATTTAGCCAGCCAGATCTTGGAAACAGATGGTTATAGAGTCTCCCTCCAAGGCAACTTCTTTGGACGTAATCACACGTACATTACCTTTCCAGAGTACAATCCCCGCAAGCACA TAAAACTTGATCCACCTTTGAACGTCCAGAGCAACGCCACTGCCAGCAAGTGTCAGATATGGTGGAGTGTGCCTTGGTATCTCGTTGACATTCTTCAGTATGAGTTGCAGTATAAGGAGTACAGCATGTCCTGGGAG ATCGCATTGAACAAGACACCACCCAGTTCACTGCCACAGATAGAAATTGAAGCCACAGAGCTTCGCAGTGGCATTGCTTACATTGCACGAGTTCGctgcaaaatttctgaaaatgaagattcGTACCATAGTCAGTGGAGTGAGTGGAGCAAGACAACAGTGTTTCAAAGAGCAG GTGTACCAAAACTGTCTGAAAAGATCATAAATACCAAAACTATGCAGttctttttcattcctctgAGTTTTGGCACGCTACTCTATTTATGTTGGAACTGCAAGCTTTCTTCAAG GGCAAAAAGCCTCTCCTGCTTTAACATTCCCACAccagctgctttctttcaaCCACTCTATAATTTGCACAATGGGAATTTTAAG GACTGGGTTGGACCTAATGAGGCTTGTAGCCATCTTAGAAGAGAGGAGGCCAGGAACTCAAACAAAGTGACTGCAGATGGAGTTTCTGAGCTAAACACCCAAGAACTGATTTCCCAGATCTCCTTGAAAACTATGGAAAGCACAAATCTGgttgctgcagaagaaaacttcGTATTTGCCTCAGGTCCAAGCCAGCAGTATGTTCCCAGCAGGTGTGGAAgagcagaagagacagaagTGAGGCTGGGAATATTGTTTGCACAAAACCATGCTGATGATACAGTTGGCCTGAAAatctctgaaataattaaaGCCAACCTTGAGACCCCTAGCATGGGAAGGAATTATCCCTCTCACTCACAGTATGGAAAGGGTGACTTCCTTATGCTTCAGGAATCTTTAGAGATAGCAAATGTGTCCTTCAGCAGTAGTGACTATTGTACCTTGTGTGACAATGATACCACAGGTTTGATTTCTGCTGAACTACTGAAGCTCTCCAATGGTAATAGTCTTGTCAAACATCAGAATGATCAGAGTGACCTTCCCTGA
- the IL21R gene encoding interleukin-21 receptor isoform X3, which translates to MRNKLWLQSISFFLLFQYTTRCENLTCFVDYVQTLSCILRNDWDASSYNLTATWVPEEDPENTVAACSLLQLSRNTSHTQYMCTVDMTELLADIKVQVDVTEIAHRQHVISKGFYMAENIKPQPPFNLTAVFSEGYNISWETIYQNSPFYFLNEELEYQLRYKRRTDSWETRKTKAVHEDKRTLVILPRELQMNTEYEFQVRARPREDTGYHGFWSEWSPPLMLKTSPAAVTQTAGMGWLLLFGVVVAITASITTFLAKQRSLWKKMACIPDPAAFFKPLYLVHNGDFKKWVGASHKKMTLDLFEWGIVLPEVLEVYTMRPSNSTSREELHELRKDLPCRPCVSCLTAPGQDSQSLLSSVNSSSGTQDRSYGHLSIDTVTVADEFTPCNCQCNCNRVYRRHEHTIKEDDSAGETGYPKVNVDDEDGKISSDLHLADLSTQDKILASGSVSTDHLRSTSVPAHQQVERALEGGMGSILEALCLQPNQWELENPGSLPSPDGESVSYSEGSYDFFPHIARPGDSYPMICVDLDTIDSGFVDSDCGSPVDCEFEQNSQTNCGSIPLEREGEDFPRSYVKQWVSCRSDGPVNGTQTN; encoded by the exons GGTTCCTGAGGAAGATCCAGAAAATACTGTGGCTGCCTGCAGTCTCCTGCAATTGTCCAGGAATACCAGCCACACACAGTACATGTGCACTGTGGACATGACTGAACTCCTGGCAGATATCAAAGTCCAGGTGGATGTTACAGAGATAGCTCATAGGCAGCATGTGATTTCCAAAGGCTTTTATATGGCAGAGAACA TCAAACCACAGCCTCCGTTCAATCTGACTGCTGTGTTCTCAGAAGGTTACAATATTTCCTGGGAAACCATCTACCAGAACtctcctttttactttttgaatGAGGAGTTGGAATATCAGCTGCGTTATAAGAGAAGGACCGACAGTTGGGAG ACTCGGAAGACTAAAGCTGTCCATGAAGATAAACGGACACTGGTGATCCTGCCACGGGAACTCCAGATGAACACTGAGTATGAGTTCCAAGTGAGAGCCAGACCTCGAGAAGACACTGGCTACCATGGATTTTGGAGTGAATGGAGTCCTCCACTGATGTTGAAAACCAGCCCTGCTG CAGTGACACAAACAGCAGGCATGGgatggctgctgctgtttggtgTTGTCGTGGCCATCACTGCCTCAATCACAACCTTTCTGGCCAAACAGCGGAG cttgTGGAAGAAGATGGCTTGCATCCCAGACCCTGCTGCCTTTTTCAAACCTCTTTACCTGGTGCATAATGGAGATTTCAAG AAGTGGGTTGGTGCATCCCATAAGAAAATGACCCTTGATTTATTTGAATGGGGAATAGTCCTTCCAGAAGTCCTAGAAGTTTACACCATGCGTCCTTCCAACAGCACCTCACGGGAAGAGCTGCATGAGCTGAGAAAAGATCTGCCTTGCAGGCCCTGTGTGTCTTGCCTGACTGCCCCAGGTCAGGATAGCCAGTCTCTGCTGTCTAGTGTGAACAGCAGCAGTGGGACTCAGGACCGGTCATATGGGCATTTGTCCATTGATACTGTGACTGTGGCTGATGAATTTACACCTTGTAACTGCCAGTGCAACTGTAACCGTGTGTACAGGCGACATGAGCATACCATCAAGGAAGATGATAGTGCTGGAGAAACTGGTTACCCCAAGGTTAACGTTGATGATGAAGATGGAAAGATATCCAGTGACTTGCATCTGGCTGACCTGAGCACGCAGGACAAAATACTTGCTTCAGGCTCTGTGTCCACAGACCACCTGAGGAGTACAAGTGTCCCAGCCCACCAGCAAGTAGAAAGGGCTCTagaaggagggatggggagcatCCTAGAAGCCCTTTGCTTGCAGCCTAATCAGTGGGAGTTGGAAAATCCAGGTTCTCTACCTTCTCCTGATGGTGAAAGTGTTTCCTACAGTGAAGGCTCCTATGACTTCTTCCCTCACATTGCAAGGCCTGGTGATAGTTACCCTATGATCTGCGTAGACTTGGACACTATCGACAGTGGCTTTGTGGACTCAGACTGTGGGAGTCCAGTTGACTGTGAATTTGAGCAAAACAGTCAGACCAACTGTGGGTCCATCCCTCTTGAGCGGGAGGGGGAGGACTTTCCACGGAGCTATGTCAAGCAGTGGGTCTCCTGTCGTTCTGATGGCCCTGTCAATGGGACACAGACAAACTAA